A region of the Desulfobaccales bacterium genome:
GCTCTTGGGCTTGTCGCTCGTAGCCAGCCATTCGCGTTCGGCCCCCCAGTAGGTGGTGTCATCCGGCTCCCAGACATCCTCGCGCCCGCCGCCGAAGCCGAAGGTCTTGAAGCCCATCGACTCGAGTGCGCAATTGCCGGCGAGGATAATGAGGTCGGCCCAGGAGATCTTGCGGCCGTATTTCTGCTTGATCGGCCAGAGCAGCCGGCGCGCCTTGTCGAGACTCACGTTGTCGGGCCAGCTGTTGAGGGGCGCAAAGCGTTGGGCGCCGGACCCCCCGCCCCCGCGGCCGTCGCCGATGCGGTAGGTGCCCGCACTGTGCCATGCCATCCGGATGAAGAGCCCCCCGTAGTGACCGAAATCGGCCGGCCACCAGTCCTGCGAGTCGGTCATCAGCGCATAGAGGTCCTTCTTCACGGCCTCCAGGTCGAGTTTTTTGAATTCCTCAGCGTAGTTGAACTCCACGCCCATGGGATTGCTCATAGGACAGTTCTGGTGAAGAATTTTCAGGTTCAACTGGTTCGGCCACCAGTCCCGGTTCATCGTACCTCTCAAGGTAACGAGTTTGCTATGTTCATTCATAAAGTTTCCTCCTTGCGTTGTCTGAACTTATGCACCGTGCCTCCTTTGCACGGGGTTCGGTAACCTCAAAAAGCCCCGGCGCCCGCACCCTTGGTAGGCACCACCCATCCGGGAAGGCGTTCGCACCTCAATGTGAGCTGACTTCTTTAGGAGATGAACCTCTTGCCTCAGGACGAGCCCGCGCTCACCCGCGGTCAGGCTGTTCTAATTGTTGGCCACCGTATTCCAAAGGTCGTAGGTTAAGGTTTTTTGCTCTTTTCCATATCCTCTTTATTCTGGCGATTGCCTTGACACGTGGGGCAAAGGCCAAAAAAGTTCAACTGCTGATGGGTGATCTTATACCCGGTCTGCTGCGCTATTTCTTGAGAAATACCAGCCAAGGCCTCGTACTCTGGATCAAGGATCTGACCGCATTGGGTGCAAATGAGATGGGGGTGCGGGTAGGGCTTATTGCCGTCGTAATGGCTCCCCATGCTGGCAAAAGTAATTTCGAAGATCTCGCCCACATTCTTTAGCAGACTTAAAGTCTTATAAATTGTGGCCAGGCTGGTTGTGGGATAATCGGCTCTGATCTGTTCGAAAATCTGCTCTGCGCTCGGGTGCCCTTCACTCTTAGATAAGATCCGCAACATGGTCATGCGCTGCGGCGTAAGCCGGCACCCTTTATCCTTCAGCACCCTGATCATATGTTCCAGACGCTCTTGAGGATCAGCCAAAACTCCCCCTTATACTATTTCTCTATA
Encoded here:
- a CDS encoding transcriptional repressor encodes the protein MADPQERLEHMIRVLKDKGCRLTPQRMTMLRILSKSEGHPSAEQIFEQIRADYPTTSLATIYKTLSLLKNVGEIFEITFASMGSHYDGNKPYPHPHLICTQCGQILDPEYEALAGISQEIAQQTGYKITHQQLNFFGLCPTCQGNRQNKEDMEKSKKP